A single Flavobacterium sp. 1 DNA region contains:
- a CDS encoding RagB/SusD family nutrient uptake outer membrane protein — translation MKKKSIISYLISGLVLLSSCDNNLELENPSQLTTTSFWKTPEDLESGLATVYNTLVDNNNAGYWEIQAMQLKENRTENFVARNDVQDRYAVSMYKNDAGTNLTGEIFKALYIGIFRANQVIAYAPQIKNIDETKREQLLAEATFLRGLNYFNLVNEYGSVPITTDLVQTQADYFKSKSTEAEVWNQVIADFQFAANSKLPENYPAALKGRVTKNAAIAFLGKTYLYLKDWAKAEEQFNKLVNNEATNGYGLVDNYAELFDGKHENSKESVFEIQFSKVGGSTIWGGSPAERTRATTMAQECAPGEVGGWNELWPTTVLLNAMTKEKTVDGSFDPRALTTLAWNYPGCIYYNSDFASKFGANAIWIRKNQNWWNNDEGDWKSELNEFAMRYADVLLMLAEAKTMQGNVTGAAPLVKRIRDRAKLADISMVGWSKDQMMTQIMHQRNVEFAREGLHFFDLRRWGTLETVIKASQVGGYQLFTTKFSYYPIPQSELNNNPNMTQNSPW, via the coding sequence ATGAAAAAGAAATCAATTATATCATATTTAATATCTGGACTTGTATTATTAAGTTCATGCGATAATAACCTTGAATTAGAAAACCCAAGTCAATTAACAACCACATCTTTTTGGAAAACTCCTGAAGATCTTGAATCTGGATTAGCAACAGTTTACAATACTCTTGTAGACAATAATAATGCTGGTTATTGGGAAATACAGGCCATGCAGCTTAAAGAAAACAGAACAGAAAATTTTGTTGCAAGAAATGATGTACAGGATCGTTATGCAGTTTCTATGTATAAAAATGATGCCGGTACGAATCTTACGGGAGAGATATTTAAAGCCCTATATATTGGAATTTTCCGTGCCAATCAAGTAATTGCTTATGCACCACAAATTAAAAATATTGATGAAACCAAAAGAGAGCAACTATTAGCAGAGGCTACCTTTTTAAGAGGATTGAATTATTTTAATTTGGTTAATGAATACGGAAGCGTGCCTATTACTACAGATTTAGTACAAACTCAGGCCGATTATTTTAAATCAAAATCTACCGAAGCTGAAGTTTGGAATCAAGTTATAGCTGATTTTCAATTTGCAGCCAATAGCAAACTACCTGAAAATTATCCAGCTGCTCTTAAAGGAAGAGTGACAAAAAATGCAGCAATAGCTTTTTTAGGCAAAACATATTTGTATTTGAAAGATTGGGCAAAAGCCGAAGAGCAATTTAATAAGTTAGTAAATAATGAAGCTACAAATGGATATGGTCTTGTTGATAATTATGCTGAATTATTTGATGGTAAACATGAAAATAGTAAAGAATCTGTTTTTGAAATTCAGTTTAGCAAAGTTGGTGGTTCAACTATTTGGGGAGGAAGCCCAGCGGAAAGAACAAGAGCAACAACTATGGCTCAGGAATGTGCACCTGGTGAAGTAGGCGGTTGGAACGAATTATGGCCTACGACAGTATTATTAAATGCGATGACAAAAGAGAAAACTGTTGATGGTTCATTTGATCCGAGAGCTTTGACTACTTTGGCTTGGAATTATCCTGGTTGTATTTACTATAATTCTGATTTTGCATCAAAGTTTGGAGCAAATGCTATATGGATTAGAAAAAATCAAAATTGGTGGAATAATGACGAAGGGGATTGGAAATCTGAATTGAATGAATTCGCAATGCGTTATGCCGATGTTCTTTTAATGCTTGCCGAAGCAAAAACGATGCAAGGAAATGTAACTGGAGCAGCGCCATTGGTGAAAAGAATTAGAGATAGAGCGAAGTTGGCAGATATTTCGATGGTAGGATGGTCTAAAGATCAAATGATGACGCAGATTATGCATCAAAGAAATGTTGAATTTGCTCGTGAAGGACTTCACTTTTTTGATTTAAGAAGATGGGGAACCTTAGAGACAGTAATCAAAGCGAGTCAGGTAGGCGGATACCAACTTTTTACTACTAAATTCTCCTATTATCCAATTCCACAAAGTGAATTGAATAATAATCCCAATATGACTCAAAATTCACCTTGGTAA
- a CDS encoding Fic family protein, which translates to MATPKERFIEALTFLKNLQEKDIVGIHTDDIPNAKYRQLMVKNGFIREVSKGWYIAADPSEKEGKTTAWFSSYWDFISQFLNKKYGENWCISADQSLLIHSGNWSVPQQLIVRSLEGNNKPTPLPYNTSLFNLKTNIASPDQIEIQRGIKMYNLQSALIYSSPSLYTHNAIDARTTLSMIRDASELLPILLENGHTTLAGRLAGAFRNIRRDRIADQIIETFKTADYDIREEDPFNNQLDIKLSPRERSPYANRIRLMWMQMREDIINNFPAQPGLPKDTNSYLKEIDDIFITDAYHSLSIERYRVTPELIAKVSSGRWDAKENEEDRKQRDAMATRGYYQAFTQVKETIKEILQGANAGTEVDKDHSKWYRELFDPSVAAGILKASDLAGYRNHQVYIGNSKHTPLNVEAMRDTMPILFELLEQESEASVRAVLGHFIFVFIHPYMDGNGRMGRFLLNAMLASGGYPWTVIPVEKRDEYMQALEKASVDQNIIPFASFLGYLVNEGLKGKAVAELPSPEGKI; encoded by the coding sequence ATGGCGACACCAAAAGAAAGATTTATAGAAGCACTTACTTTTCTTAAAAACCTACAAGAGAAGGACATTGTGGGGATACATACCGATGATATCCCTAATGCAAAATATCGACAGCTAATGGTAAAAAACGGCTTCATTCGAGAGGTCTCCAAAGGCTGGTACATTGCAGCAGACCCAAGTGAAAAAGAAGGGAAAACAACAGCCTGGTTTAGTTCATACTGGGATTTTATTTCTCAATTTCTTAATAAAAAATATGGGGAGAACTGGTGTATATCTGCTGATCAATCACTGCTTATACATTCTGGAAACTGGTCAGTGCCACAGCAATTAATTGTACGCTCCCTCGAAGGCAACAACAAACCAACCCCATTGCCATACAATACATCACTTTTCAATCTAAAGACTAATATAGCATCACCTGATCAAATTGAGATACAAAGAGGCATAAAGATGTACAATCTGCAGAGTGCTCTTATCTATAGCAGCCCTTCTTTGTATACTCACAATGCAATTGATGCCCGTACGACACTTTCAATGATCAGGGATGCCTCTGAGTTATTGCCAATATTGCTGGAGAATGGACATACCACACTCGCTGGACGTTTAGCCGGTGCATTTCGCAATATACGTCGTGACAGAATAGCAGACCAGATTATTGAAACATTCAAGACAGCAGATTACGATATTCGCGAAGAAGACCCATTTAACAATCAGCTTGATATCAAACTATCTCCGCGCGAACGATCGCCATATGCAAACCGCATTCGCTTAATGTGGATGCAGATGCGCGAAGATATTATAAATAATTTTCCTGCCCAGCCTGGACTACCCAAAGACACTAATTCATATCTTAAAGAAATTGATGATATTTTTATTACTGATGCTTACCATTCATTATCTATTGAACGCTATCGTGTAACACCGGAATTAATTGCCAAAGTGAGCAGTGGCAGATGGGATGCAAAAGAAAATGAGGAAGATCGAAAACAAAGGGATGCTATGGCCACAAGAGGCTATTATCAAGCATTTACACAAGTTAAAGAGACAATTAAAGAAATTTTACAGGGAGCAAACGCTGGCACAGAGGTAGACAAAGATCATTCCAAATGGTACAGGGAACTTTTTGATCCAAGTGTAGCTGCTGGTATATTAAAGGCCTCCGATCTGGCAGGATATCGCAATCATCAGGTTTATATTGGCAACTCTAAACACACACCGCTAAACGTTGAGGCTATGCGTGATACTATGCCGATACTTTTTGAACTGCTTGAACAAGAAAGTGAGGCCTCGGTACGTGCTGTTTTAGGGCATTTCATATTTGTATTTATTCACCCCTATATGGATGGAAATGGACGAATGGGGCGTTTTCTATTAAATGCAATGCTGGCATCAGGCGGATATCCATGGACAGTAATACCGGTTGAAAAAAGGGATGAGTACATGCAGGCATTGGAAAAAGCCAGCGTAGATCAAAATATTATTCCATTTGCCTCATTTCTTGGATATCTTGTCAATGAAGGATTAAAAGGAAAAGCTGTAGCGGAATTACCTTCTCCTGAGGGGAAAATTTAA